The following proteins are co-located in the Chryseobacterium daecheongense genome:
- a CDS encoding HPP family protein produces MKQKIKRTLRVSKYVIYKETLVDYKEHFWSFLGAFFGIGIIAFIQSHYLLEQENIFLIGSFGASSVLIYGAIQSPLAQPRNLVGGHVLSALVGVTIYKIVPDVLWLSAPLAVAFSIVLMQYTKTLHPPGGATALIAVTSSGKIPELGYWYALSPVLSGCIILLLVALFFNNITSNRSYPNHTRFLRLLKKKHQHKMKK; encoded by the coding sequence ATGAAGCAGAAAATAAAAAGAACACTAAGGGTTTCGAAATATGTAATTTATAAAGAAACGCTCGTCGATTACAAAGAACATTTCTGGTCTTTTTTAGGTGCATTTTTTGGAATCGGAATCATTGCATTCATCCAGTCGCACTATCTTTTGGAACAGGAGAACATTTTTCTGATCGGCTCGTTCGGGGCATCCAGCGTTTTAATCTATGGAGCCATTCAAAGTCCGTTGGCACAACCCCGGAATCTTGTAGGAGGCCATGTTCTTTCAGCATTGGTGGGCGTAACGATTTATAAAATAGTTCCCGATGTGTTATGGCTCTCGGCTCCGTTGGCTGTTGCGTTTTCAATCGTTCTGATGCAGTATACGAAAACCCTGCATCCACCCGGTGGAGCTACAGCGTTGATCGCCGTTACCTCATCAGGAAAAATTCCGGAACTGGGATATTGGTATGCATTATCTCCTGTTCTATCGGGGTGTATCATCCTGCTTCTTGTTGCTTTATTTTTCAATAATATTACCTCCAACAGAAGTTATCCTAACCATACAAGATTTCTGCGGTTGTTAAAGAAAAAGCATCAACACAAAATGAAAAAATAA
- a CDS encoding TIGR01777 family oxidoreductase gives MKEVVLITGANGMVARELSKKIDPEYTVRLLTRKKTKDNEYEWDISNRTIDDSAFENISHIIHLAGANISEKRWSDDRKKEIISSRIDSAKLILDTLKKKNIKLKSFISASATGIYGAYTSQKIFSEEDEKADDFLGKVVMLWEQAADEFLSQNVAERVVKVRTSIVLSEKDGALKKMATPVRLGIGSPIGTGKQYMPWIHLKDIIGIYEFALKNPQLKGAYNAASPQHTTNEQFTEKIAEVLHKPLFMPNVPAFVLKIIFGELSVALLEGSRVDSQKIQDAGYRFQFPDLRDSLEDLLKK, from the coding sequence ATGAAAGAAGTTGTTTTAATTACCGGAGCTAATGGAATGGTTGCCCGAGAGCTATCAAAAAAAATAGATCCGGAATATACGGTCCGGTTGCTGACCCGGAAAAAGACCAAAGACAATGAATACGAATGGGATATTAGTAATAGGACAATTGATGATTCGGCATTTGAAAATATCAGTCATATCATTCATCTTGCTGGAGCCAATATTTCTGAAAAAAGATGGTCGGATGACAGAAAAAAAGAGATTATTTCCAGCCGGATTGATTCTGCAAAACTTATTCTTGATACTTTAAAAAAGAAAAACATCAAGTTAAAATCTTTTATATCAGCTTCCGCCACGGGAATTTATGGAGCTTATACTTCACAGAAAATTTTCTCAGAGGAAGATGAAAAAGCCGATGATTTCCTTGGAAAGGTAGTTATGCTTTGGGAGCAAGCTGCTGATGAATTTCTTAGTCAGAATGTTGCAGAAAGAGTTGTTAAAGTAAGAACATCCATCGTACTATCTGAAAAAGACGGAGCCCTAAAAAAAATGGCAACTCCCGTGCGGCTGGGAATCGGCTCACCCATTGGAACCGGAAAACAGTATATGCCGTGGATTCATCTGAAAGATATCATCGGTATATATGAATTTGCTCTAAAAAATCCTCAGCTAAAAGGAGCTTATAATGCTGCATCACCACAACATACAACCAACGAACAGTTTACGGAAAAAATTGCAGAGGTTTTACACAAACCTTTGTTTATGCCTAATGTTCCTGCATTTGTACTGAAGATCATTTTTGGAGAGCTTTCTGTTGCTTTACTGGAAGGCTCAAGGGTTGATTCCCAAAAAATTCAGGATGCAGGCTATCGGTTTCAGTTTCCTGATCTGAGAGATTCGCTGGAAGATTTACTGAAGAAATAA